The Sphaerospermopsis torques-reginae ITEP-024 genome has a window encoding:
- a CDS encoding TdeIII family type II restriction endonuclease translates to MDAYIKQKLKENLKNSIRNFFKGKEVKNYQVLDDIFPNERRIRSLIGGLETSLGTTFWEPIAKTLAELNGFQIVTTKILRPEPFPQILQHELDKLVDERQNKPNNIRVSTDECIQRLKNAAFKTNPQDIIQFTSPASGTGVDIHFAKNGIEYIFDIKTTQPNQGDFKGFNRQILEWYAYKFAQDPNTKLEARIAIPFNPFNKSWYEKQKSKLSSSPLDFDRDIWVENEFWNFCSGEEDTFEQLKNLFIELGQENFASEFHDIFYPDS, encoded by the coding sequence ATGGATGCTTATATTAAACAAAAACTCAAGGAAAATCTAAAAAATTCAATTAGAAATTTCTTTAAAGGTAAAGAAGTAAAAAATTACCAAGTATTAGATGATATTTTTCCTAATGAAAGAAGAATACGCTCTCTTATTGGTGGATTAGAAACAAGTTTAGGAACAACTTTTTGGGAGCCTATAGCTAAAACATTAGCAGAATTAAATGGATTTCAAATTGTAACTACAAAAATATTACGTCCAGAACCATTTCCCCAAATATTACAGCATGAATTAGATAAATTAGTGGATGAACGTCAAAATAAGCCTAATAACATCAGAGTTTCCACAGACGAATGTATTCAACGTCTAAAAAATGCAGCTTTCAAAACAAATCCTCAAGACATTATTCAATTTACATCCCCTGCATCTGGTACGGGAGTAGATATTCATTTTGCTAAAAATGGAATTGAATATATTTTTGATATCAAAACCACACAGCCAAATCAAGGTGATTTTAAAGGATTTAATAGACAAATTCTAGAATGGTACGCTTATAAGTTTGCTCAAGATCCTAATACTAAATTAGAAGCTCGTATTGCCATTCCTTTTAATCCTTTTAACAAATCTTGGTATGAAAAGCAAAAAAGTAAGTTATCTAGTTCTCCCTTAGATTTTGACAGAGATATATGGGTAGAAAATGAATTTTGGAATTTTTGTTCTGGGGAAGAAGATACATTTGAGCAGCTAAAAAATCTGTTTATTGAACTAGGACAAGAAAACTTTGCCTCAGAATTTCATGATATTTTCTACCCCGATTCATGA
- a CDS encoding helix-turn-helix domain-containing protein, with protein sequence MFGANKAVDIKWRFGRAVRKRRRELDLSQEELAEKAELHRTYISSIELGKCNVSLENIEKLAKALNISIPDLFASCSINSEN encoded by the coding sequence ATGTTTGGAGCAAATAAAGCGGTAGATATAAAGTGGCGTTTTGGTCGGGCTGTAAGGAAACGAAGAAGAGAACTTGACTTATCTCAAGAAGAACTGGCTGAAAAAGCAGAACTTCATCGAACTTACATCTCAAGTATTGAATTAGGAAAATGTAATGTTTCCTTGGAGAATATAGAAAAATTAGCAAAAGCCTTAAATATATCCATACCTGACCTATTTGCAAGTTGTAGTATCAATTCAGAAAATTGA
- a CDS encoding WD40 repeat domain-containing protein — MKMIVKPQFWQILTVATLTASTLINTVTLYPSIAETKVNTTQVSQAILTLSGHTAPLRIIVISPDGQTLASGSDDKTIKLWNLKTGKLLRTLTGHKERVTSLVFSPDGKTLVSSSLDNTIKLWNVQTGKLNRNLTGHSSSVISIAISPDGKTLASSSYDKTLRLWNLSNGQLVHTFKVFATAVVMSPDGRTLISGNEDGTIKRWNLRTRKLIANLVPPKPQNPMFESQRASAVISLAISADGQTLINGGYNDFHQSIQQTDGKNVKVWNLRTGKIVHNFTAELGSIDAVAITPDGKSFITGGLGRKISIFDLKTGKLTRTIEGHAGSIYALAVSKDGKTLISGSGDKSIKLWRLS, encoded by the coding sequence ATGAAGATGATAGTAAAACCCCAATTTTGGCAAATTCTCACAGTAGCAACATTAACAGCATCAACTTTGATCAATACTGTTACTTTATATCCTTCTATAGCTGAAACTAAAGTCAATACTACCCAAGTTAGTCAAGCTATTCTTACTCTTTCTGGACATACCGCACCTCTTAGAATCATAGTTATTAGTCCTGATGGACAGACTTTAGCTAGTGGTAGTGATGATAAAACTATTAAACTTTGGAATCTCAAAACGGGAAAATTACTCCGCACTCTTACAGGACATAAAGAAAGAGTAACATCTTTGGTTTTTAGTCCCGATGGTAAAACTTTAGTTAGTAGCAGTCTTGACAATACTATTAAACTTTGGAATGTACAAACTGGAAAATTAAATCGTAATTTAACCGGACATTCTTCATCTGTAATTTCTATAGCTATTAGTCCCGATGGTAAAACTTTAGCTAGTAGCAGTTATGATAAAACTTTAAGATTATGGAATTTAAGTAATGGTCAATTGGTACATACTTTTAAGGTGTTCGCCACTGCTGTAGTTATGAGTCCTGATGGGAGAACTTTAATTAGTGGCAATGAAGATGGAACTATTAAACGTTGGAATCTGAGAACCAGAAAATTAATTGCTAATTTAGTACCACCAAAACCGCAAAATCCCATGTTTGAATCTCAACGTGCGTCTGCGGTGATATCTCTGGCTATAAGCGCCGATGGGCAAACATTAATTAATGGTGGTTATAACGATTTTCATCAATCAATTCAACAAACAGATGGTAAAAATGTCAAAGTTTGGAATCTGAGAACTGGGAAAATTGTTCACAATTTTACTGCTGAACTTGGCAGCATTGATGCTGTTGCTATTACTCCCGATGGAAAAAGTTTTATTACTGGTGGTTTAGGTCGGAAAATTAGTATTTTTGATTTAAAAACTGGGAAGTTAACCCGCACCATTGAAGGTCATGCAGGGAGTATTTATGCTTTAGCTGTCAGTAAAGATGGTAAAACTTTAATCAGTGGTAGTGGTGATAAATCAATTAAGCTTTGGCGATTATCATAG
- a CDS encoding nuclear transport factor 2 family protein — translation MKNTSENTLKVAQQAFEHFTQGLETGEWQALLDMLTDDFTFWFPMGKFQGLNTGKERAKEFFEYVSEAFKPGLKLTSLDSITSNQKTVIFEFRDEGNLLGQPYKNRVAVAFDVRGDKICSYREYFGSDGKSY, via the coding sequence ATGAAGAATACTTCAGAAAACACTTTAAAAGTAGCTCAACAAGCATTTGAGCATTTTACACAAGGACTAGAAACTGGTGAATGGCAAGCCTTGTTAGATATGCTTACCGATGATTTTACCTTTTGGTTTCCAATGGGTAAATTTCAAGGTTTAAATACAGGTAAAGAACGAGCAAAAGAATTTTTTGAATATGTTTCTGAAGCCTTTAAACCTGGACTGAAGCTAACTTCTTTAGACAGCATTACCAGCAACCAAAAAACAGTTATTTTTGAATTTCGGGATGAAGGCAACTTATTAGGACAACCTTATAAAAATCGGGTTGCAGTTGCCTTTGATGTGCGCGGTGATAAAATTTGCAGCTACAGAGAATACTTTGGTAGTGATGGTAAATCGTATTAA
- the hisS gene encoding histidine--tRNA ligase, with product MAKSDKINFSTPSGFPEFLPSEKRLEVYLLDIIRKVFESYGFTPIETPAVERLEVLQAKGNQGDNIIYGIDPILPPNRQAEKDKSGETGSEARALKFDQTVPFAAYIARHLNELTFPFARYQMDVVFRGERAKDGRFRQFRQCDIDVVARGKLSLLYDAQMPAIITEIFEAINIGDFVIRINNRKILTGFFQSVGVAENQIKACISIIDNLEKIGETKVKQELEKEGISSEQTEKIIEFIKIDGSVDDVLDKLKYLGLNLPSAEEFNLGVSELETVINGVKDLGVADKRFCIDLSIARGLNYYTGTVYETTLIGHEALGSICSGGRYEELVGMFLGEKMPGVGISIGLTRLISRLLKAGILNTLAPTPAQVMVVNMQEDLMPVYLKVSQQLRQAGINVVTNFDKKQLGKQFQAADKQRIRFCVIIGADEAAAEKSSLKDLQTGEQIEVALANLAEEIQQRLGIITSL from the coding sequence ATGGCAAAAAGCGACAAAATCAACTTTTCCACTCCTAGCGGTTTTCCCGAATTTCTTCCCAGCGAAAAGCGTCTCGAAGTATATTTATTAGATATAATTCGTAAAGTTTTTGAAAGTTATGGTTTTACACCTATTGAAACCCCAGCAGTAGAAAGGTTAGAAGTGCTGCAAGCAAAGGGAAATCAAGGTGATAATATAATATATGGTATTGATCCAATTTTACCACCAAATCGCCAAGCAGAAAAAGATAAATCTGGGGAAACAGGTTCAGAAGCAAGAGCTTTAAAATTTGATCAAACTGTTCCTTTTGCTGCTTATATTGCCCGGCATTTAAATGAATTAACTTTTCCCTTTGCGCGTTATCAAATGGATGTAGTTTTTCGGGGAGAAAGGGCAAAAGATGGACGTTTTCGGCAGTTTCGCCAATGTGATATTGATGTTGTGGCTCGTGGTAAACTCAGCTTATTATATGATGCCCAAATGCCAGCAATTATCACCGAAATATTTGAAGCTATTAATATAGGCGATTTTGTTATTCGCATTAATAACCGGAAAATTCTCACCGGGTTCTTTCAATCTGTAGGAGTAGCTGAAAATCAAATTAAAGCTTGTATCAGCATCATTGATAACTTAGAAAAAATTGGCGAAACCAAAGTTAAACAAGAATTAGAAAAAGAAGGAATCTCTTCAGAACAAACCGAGAAAATAATTGAGTTTATCAAAATAGATGGTAGCGTTGATGATGTTTTAGATAAACTCAAATATCTAGGTTTAAACTTACCATCAGCCGAAGAATTTAATTTAGGAGTGAGTGAACTAGAAACCGTAATTAATGGAGTCAAAGATTTAGGAGTTGCTGATAAACGTTTCTGTATTGATTTATCAATTGCTCGTGGTTTAAACTATTATACAGGAACTGTTTACGAAACAACTTTAATTGGACATGAAGCTTTAGGTAGTATCTGTTCTGGTGGCAGATATGAAGAATTAGTAGGAATGTTTTTAGGGGAAAAAATGCCAGGAGTAGGCATTTCTATCGGCTTAACGCGGTTAATTAGTCGCTTGTTAAAAGCAGGGATTTTAAATACATTAGCACCCACACCAGCGCAGGTAATGGTAGTGAATATGCAGGAAGATTTAATGCCTGTTTATTTAAAGGTATCACAACAATTAAGACAAGCAGGAATTAACGTTGTTACCAATTTTGATAAAAAACAATTGGGTAAACAATTTCAAGCCGCAGATAAACAGAGAATTAGATTTTGTGTGATCATTGGTGCTGATGAAGCAGCAGCGGAAAAATCATCACTCAAAGATTTACAAACAGGTGAACAAATAGAAGTTGCTTTGGCAAATTTAGCTGAAGAAATTCAACAAAGGTTAGGTATAATTACATCACTGTAA
- a CDS encoding aldehyde dehydrogenase family protein, whose amino-acid sequence MTKPIEVRNPRTGKFDYVIIPPPPKLLSQQCHRLRRGQNTWQEIGIEGRIEALKQWKQAILTERKLLTDALVNDTGRLATSILEIDSFLNSIDRWCNLAPQLLQETAKNTSIPFIALHQTAVPYPLVGVISPWNFPLLLSTIDTIPALLAGCAVIVKPSEITPRFVAPLTTTLNTIPHLRDALNFVEGAGQTGAALIEEVDLICFTGSVETGRLVAEIAAKNFIPAYLELGGKDPAIVLESADLDLATSAILWSSVVNTGQSCLSIERIYVAESIYEEFYHLLVTKAHRLQLAYPTVESGEIGPIISEKQAAIINEHLKDAVDKGAIIHCGGKVEEIGGGWWCRPTVITNVHHFMKIMNEETFGPIMPIMPFSSIEEAIDLANDSIYGLSAAIFAESAELALEIGMQLDVGAISINDAGLTAIMHEGEKNAFKFSGLGGSRMGPAGLKRFLRKKAFLIKMNTSKDPWWFNDSE is encoded by the coding sequence ATGACAAAACCCATAGAAGTCCGCAACCCCCGCACAGGTAAATTTGATTATGTCATCATTCCCCCACCCCCGAAATTGCTTTCTCAGCAATGTCATCGACTCCGTAGGGGACAAAATACTTGGCAAGAAATCGGTATAGAAGGTAGAATTGAAGCATTAAAACAATGGAAACAAGCGATATTAACAGAACGTAAATTATTAACAGATGCCTTAGTCAATGATACAGGTAGATTAGCAACATCAATATTAGAAATAGACTCTTTTTTAAATAGCATTGATAGATGGTGTAATTTAGCTCCCCAGCTATTACAAGAAACCGCAAAAAACACATCTATTCCCTTTATTGCTTTACATCAAACTGCTGTTCCTTACCCCCTAGTTGGTGTAATTAGCCCTTGGAACTTTCCCCTTTTATTATCTACAATTGATACAATTCCCGCCTTATTAGCTGGTTGTGCGGTGATAGTAAAACCGAGTGAAATTACACCCCGGTTTGTTGCACCTTTAACGACAACATTAAACACAATTCCCCATTTAAGAGATGCCTTAAATTTTGTCGAAGGTGCAGGACAAACAGGAGCAGCTTTAATAGAAGAAGTAGATTTAATTTGTTTTACAGGTAGCGTAGAAACAGGAAGATTAGTAGCAGAAATAGCCGCCAAAAACTTCATTCCCGCCTACTTAGAATTAGGAGGAAAAGACCCGGCAATTGTCTTAGAATCAGCAGATTTAGATTTAGCAACTTCCGCAATTTTATGGAGTTCTGTTGTCAACACAGGACAGTCATGCTTATCAATCGAAAGAATTTATGTAGCTGAATCTATATATGAAGAATTTTATCATTTATTAGTCACAAAAGCCCATCGTTTGCAACTAGCTTATCCCACAGTTGAAAGTGGAGAAATAGGACCAATCATTTCTGAAAAACAAGCAGCAATTATTAACGAACATTTAAAAGATGCCGTTGACAAAGGAGCAATAATTCATTGTGGTGGTAAAGTAGAAGAAATAGGTGGTGGTTGGTGGTGTCGTCCCACAGTAATCACCAACGTTCACCATTTTATGAAAATCATGAACGAAGAAACCTTTGGTCCAATTATGCCAATAATGCCTTTTTCTAGTATTGAAGAAGCCATAGATTTAGCCAATGATTCTATTTATGGATTAAGTGCTGCTATATTTGCAGAATCAGCAGAATTAGCATTAGAAATTGGAATGCAATTAGATGTAGGAGCTATTAGTATTAATGATGCCGGTTTAACAGCTATAATGCACGAAGGAGAAAAAAACGCCTTTAAATTTTCTGGTTTAGGAGGTTCGCGCATGGGTCCTGCTGGTTTAAAACGCTTCCTTAGAAAAAAAGCCTTTTTGATTAAAATGAACACCAGTAAAGACCCTTGGTGGTTTAATGATTCAGAATAG